The following proteins come from a genomic window of Nostoc sp. ATCC 53789:
- a CDS encoding DUF423 domain-containing protein codes for MTQIFLSIAAILGGLSVAAGAFASHALREKISERSLEIFETGARYQMYHALALFLVAILISRAESPQPTLIASGWLFLAGIAIFSGSLYAISLTGIKSLGAIAPLGGAAFLAGWGTLAFAAWNLKL; via the coding sequence ATGACGCAGATTTTTTTGAGCATAGCTGCCATTTTAGGCGGTTTGTCAGTTGCTGCTGGTGCTTTTGCTTCTCATGCCTTGCGGGAAAAAATTAGTGAGCGATCGCTAGAAATTTTTGAAACTGGCGCTCGTTATCAAATGTATCATGCTCTGGCACTTTTTCTAGTAGCAATACTAATTAGTCGTGCTGAGTCCCCTCAACCCACTCTCATCGCTAGTGGATGGCTGTTTCTCGCTGGCATTGCTATTTTCTCAGGTAGCTTGTATGCCATTAGCTTAACTGGTATTAAGTCCTTGGGAGCGATCGCACCACTAGGCGGGGCAGCCTTTCTCGCTGGTTGGGGTACCTTAGCTTTTGCTGCTTGGAATTTGAAGTTGTAA
- a CDS encoding SMC family ATPase, which produces MIPVQLILKNFLSYRDATLDFRGLHTACISGSNGAGKSSLLEAITWAIWGESRATAEDDVIYSGAKEVRVDFTFQSNQQKYRVIRTRIRGGTSVLEFQIEIPSGFRSLTGKGVRATQDLILEHIKLDYDTFINSAYLRQGRADEFMLKRPTERKEILAELLKLNQYDDLEERAKESSRQFKARAVELERSLESIKIQLQQRETTEAQRVELEAELNQLQQVQAFDNIQLQSLQVVQHQRQNWEQQLSFVKQQYQNLTQDCDRLQQEQSAIGSQLSDLEKILHQEAEIKAGYAQYQSLQSQEEAFAAKFEEHTRAQQTRQQKQQQLTKQIHEIERQLQQAQAQLEALQQQERDIQQTLTKSGEVEAALAQLTAARHHVARLDQLQMQVTPLLQQRATLQSQLDRTHAGLVARLEQLQSTENQLQRQQHRQPQLQQAVMDVAIQIEELDKKRVYLQRVQEKGHERRHFIERLQAHQRDYEKLMGELEQKLQMLQNPEALCPLCERPLDEHHWSRVVEKTQAELEDTQGQFWVVREQMAVSDREIQVLRQEYREISQQLAGYDGLREQRGQLAAQLEATTDVQQQLQQIAVEKQHLERSLQAGDYAPDKQAELRQLDQYLQQANYNEQDHALARSEVERWRWAEIKQGQIKDATKRQAQLLARKPELQSQIAQLQVRIQQDQTDSECAKQIAALERHIAEIGYSSEQHNNLRIAVRQAQSWHLRYQQLLSAQQQYPQLQTRLQELEESRSARVTERQKLGGQIESIIQQLQATANPSAQIQALEQQLAIRRRQLDEQIAKLGRLEQLALQLETLQIQYEQQQQQLQSCKQEYRVYQELAQAFGKNGIQALMIENVLPQLEAETNQLLSRLSGNQFHVQFITQKAGRSAKSTKKNAKLIDTLDILIADSRGTRSYETYSGGEAFRINFAIRLALAKLLAQRAGAALQLLIVDEGFGTQDAEGCDRLIAAINAIASDFACILTVTHMPHLKEAFQARIEVNKTQEGSQLSLSI; this is translated from the coding sequence ATGATCCCAGTACAACTTATCCTCAAAAACTTTCTTAGTTACCGTGATGCAACTTTAGATTTTCGTGGTTTGCATACGGCTTGTATTTCGGGTTCCAATGGTGCGGGTAAATCTTCGCTTCTGGAAGCAATCACTTGGGCAATTTGGGGTGAAAGCCGCGCCACTGCTGAAGATGATGTCATCTATTCTGGCGCGAAAGAAGTTCGGGTTGATTTTACTTTTCAAAGTAACCAGCAAAAATATCGGGTGATTCGTACCCGAATTCGGGGAGGTACTAGCGTTCTTGAATTTCAAATAGAAATCCCATCTGGGTTTCGCTCACTTACTGGCAAAGGGGTAAGAGCAACCCAAGATTTGATTTTAGAACATATCAAGCTCGATTACGATACATTTATTAATTCTGCCTACTTACGTCAAGGTCGTGCTGATGAATTCATGCTCAAGCGCCCAACGGAACGCAAAGAAATTTTAGCAGAGTTATTGAAACTCAATCAGTATGATGATTTGGAAGAACGGGCAAAGGAATCTTCTCGTCAGTTTAAAGCCAGGGCAGTAGAGTTAGAGCGTTCTTTGGAGTCGATTAAAATTCAGTTGCAACAACGCGAGACAACTGAAGCGCAAAGAGTGGAGTTAGAAGCCGAACTCAACCAACTGCAACAGGTACAAGCCTTTGATAATATTCAATTACAAAGTTTGCAAGTTGTCCAGCATCAGCGCCAAAATTGGGAACAACAACTCAGCTTTGTAAAACAGCAATACCAAAATCTTACCCAAGATTGCGATCGCCTCCAACAAGAACAATCAGCTATTGGCTCTCAGTTATCAGATTTAGAAAAAATATTACATCAAGAAGCTGAGATTAAAGCTGGATACGCCCAATATCAAAGTCTCCAATCTCAAGAAGAAGCCTTTGCTGCCAAATTTGAAGAACACACCCGCGCCCAACAAACTCGCCAACAAAAGCAACAACAGCTTACCAAACAAATTCACGAAATCGAACGGCAACTGCAACAAGCCCAAGCGCAGTTAGAAGCTTTGCAGCAACAAGAGCGAGATATTCAACAAACTCTGACTAAATCGGGTGAAGTCGAAGCTGCTTTGGCACAACTAACCGCAGCCCGCCACCATGTTGCGCGCTTAGATCAACTGCAAATGCAAGTTACTCCGTTGTTGCAACAACGAGCAACTTTACAAAGCCAACTCGATCGCACTCATGCTGGTTTAGTAGCGCGACTCGAACAACTCCAAAGTACTGAGAACCAATTGCAACGCCAGCAGCACCGCCAACCGCAACTACAACAAGCGGTAATGGATGTGGCAATACAGATTGAGGAACTGGATAAAAAGCGGGTTTATCTGCAACGAGTGCAGGAAAAAGGACATGAAAGGCGACACTTTATCGAACGTCTGCAAGCTCATCAACGTGACTATGAAAAACTCATGGGCGAATTAGAGCAGAAATTGCAAATGCTGCAAAATCCTGAAGCTCTTTGTCCATTATGTGAGCGTCCACTGGATGAACATCATTGGAGCCGGGTGGTGGAAAAAACCCAGGCTGAGTTAGAGGATACCCAAGGGCAGTTTTGGGTAGTGCGGGAACAAATGGCTGTGTCTGATAGAGAAATTCAGGTACTTAGGCAGGAATATCGAGAAATTTCGCAACAATTGGCGGGCTACGATGGTTTACGCGAACAACGGGGACAGTTGGCAGCACAATTAGAAGCGACAACTGATGTCCAACAACAGTTACAACAAATTGCTGTTGAAAAACAGCATTTAGAGCGATCGCTCCAAGCTGGTGATTATGCTCCGGATAAACAAGCCGAACTCCGCCAGCTAGACCAATATCTGCAACAAGCTAATTATAATGAACAAGACCACGCCCTCGCCCGGAGTGAAGTTGAGCGGTGGCGATGGGCAGAAATTAAACAAGGGCAAATTAAAGATGCAACTAAGCGACAAGCGCAACTATTAGCCCGAAAACCAGAATTACAATCCCAAATTGCTCAATTACAAGTCAGAATCCAGCAAGATCAGACTGATTCTGAATGTGCTAAACAAATTGCGGCTCTTGAGCGTCATATTGCCGAAATTGGCTACAGTTCCGAGCAGCACAACAATCTGCGTATAGCTGTCCGCCAAGCTCAATCTTGGCATTTGCGGTATCAACAACTGCTATCAGCCCAGCAGCAGTATCCCCAACTCCAGACGAGATTGCAAGAGTTAGAGGAATCCAGAAGCGCCAGAGTAACGGAACGGCAAAAACTTGGCGGACAAATTGAAAGCATTATCCAGCAACTACAAGCAACAGCTAACCCATCTGCCCAAATTCAAGCTTTAGAGCAGCAATTAGCAATCCGCAGACGGCAACTCGATGAGCAAATTGCCAAGTTAGGGCGTTTGGAACAGCTGGCGCTTCAACTGGAAACGCTGCAAATTCAGTATGAACAACAGCAGCAGCAATTACAATCTTGCAAGCAAGAATATCGTGTTTATCAGGAATTAGCGCAAGCTTTTGGTAAAAATGGTATCCAAGCACTGATGATTGAAAATGTGTTACCGCAACTGGAAGCCGAGACAAATCAATTACTTTCGCGGTTGAGTGGTAATCAATTTCACGTACAATTTATTACTCAGAAAGCTGGGCGCAGTGCTAAATCAACCAAGAAAAATGCCAAGCTCATAGACACCCTAGATATTTTAATCGCCGATTCTAGAGGAACGCGATCTTATGAAACTTACTCTGGTGGAGAAGCCTTTAGAATTAACTTTGCCATCCGTTTGGCACTGGCGAAATTATTAGCGCAACGGGCAGGGGCGGCATTGCAATTGTTGATTGTGGATGAAGGTTTTGGTACACAGGATGCCGAAGGATGCGATCGCTTGATTGCAGCGATTAATGCGATCGCTTCCGATTTCGCCTGCATCCTCACTGTCACCCACATGCCCCACCTCAAAGAAGCTTTCCAAGCCAGGATTGAGGTGAATAAAACTCAAGAAGGTTCGCAGTTGAGTTTGTCAATTTAA
- a CDS encoding nucleotidyltransferase domain-containing protein encodes MMNIPPSINTIIGQQPYPLLFAIISGSHLYGFPSPDSDYDLRGVHILPVEKVVGLETGNETIEVLEIREALEIDLVTHDVKKFFLMLLKKNGYVLEQLYSPLVLTTSPEAEELKFIAKGCITRHHYYHYIGFAATQWKLFEKEQTYRLKPLLYVYRVLLTGTYLMQTGIVEANLMKLNEVFNLPYIHDLIAQKLAGKEKSVVSNVNVNFHQIEYERLRHKLQEAYESSLLPEVHSANAALHNLLVRLRTNVKLQK; translated from the coding sequence ATGATGAATATTCCACCTTCTATTAACACAATTATTGGGCAACAGCCTTACCCGCTTTTATTCGCCATCATTAGTGGTTCCCACTTATATGGTTTTCCGTCACCTGATTCTGATTATGACTTGCGTGGGGTGCATATTTTACCAGTTGAAAAAGTTGTAGGATTGGAAACTGGGAATGAAACTATTGAAGTTTTAGAAATTCGCGAAGCTTTAGAAATTGATTTAGTAACTCATGATGTCAAAAAATTCTTTTTAATGCTGCTTAAAAAAAATGGCTACGTATTAGAACAACTATACTCACCTTTAGTATTAACAACTTCACCCGAAGCCGAGGAATTAAAATTTATTGCCAAAGGTTGCATTACCCGTCACCATTATTACCATTATATTGGTTTTGCTGCAACACAATGGAAGCTTTTTGAAAAAGAACAGACGTATCGATTAAAGCCTTTACTTTATGTTTATCGAGTTTTATTGACAGGGACTTATTTGATGCAAACAGGTATAGTTGAAGCTAATCTAATGAAATTAAATGAGGTTTTCAATTTACCATATATTCATGATTTAATTGCCCAAAAGCTAGCGGGGAAAGAAAAGTCTGTTGTGTCAAATGTTAATGTAAATTTTCATCAAATAGAATATGAACGTCTGCGTCATAAATTGCAGGAAGCGTACGAATCCAGCCTATTACCTGAAGTGCATTCAGCGAATGCGGCTTTACATAATTTGCTAGTACGTCTGAGAACTAATGTAAAATTACAGAAATAA
- a CDS encoding cation:proton antiporter — MALNSLTDSPIVAFTILLTVIFTVPPIFERLRLPGLVGLLVAGILLGQNGLKLLNPESETINLLSDIGKLYLMFVAGLEIDLEQFRKTRNRSIGFGILTFLVPMIAGIATGRLFNFGWNTSVLIGSLLASHTLLAYPIVSRLGVVTNEAVTVTIGATIFTDTGALLVLAICVGIHGGEFSAMSLAILLGGLAIYTAVVLFGFDWAGKEFFRRSGDEQSNQFLFILLALFLASVGAQVIGVEKIVGAFLAGLAVNDVLGRSPVREKIEFIGSVLFIPCFFVDMGLLINIPAFIKTLSSIWLTLVIVVALIGSKFIAALLAKLLYRYNTAELLTMWSLSLPQVAATLAAALVAYQTVNPAGERLISEGVLNSVIVLMLVTAILGPVITSRFAPSLQLSQTDFETDSLTTWWQGNEDEQVEKNQYPFTVVVPIYNPQTQRYLIEMAALLASHESGKIVPLAITRAHIQMDDPQLVTALDQSRERLNLAKEISQEFEVEVSPAIRIDDDAALGISRASREQNASLVVMGWSRTTGLRARLFGSVIDSVFWSSHCPVAVTRLLSSPKTIQRILVPVGDLTRQTIGALRLAQILADVNQAEVVLLHVCDRKTPQIRVENFVSQLSDITSKSQLEVNTNIQTIRGDDIARVIIREAQAFDLAVLRSVRYRTAGGLAVSEVTTQLIQELKCSIVLLGEPHS; from the coding sequence ATGGCACTGAACTCGTTAACAGACAGCCCTATTGTTGCATTTACAATTCTCCTAACAGTAATCTTTACTGTACCCCCTATATTTGAGCGACTAAGACTACCTGGATTAGTGGGGTTGTTAGTCGCAGGTATATTATTAGGACAAAATGGACTAAAGTTGTTAAATCCTGAATCTGAAACTATCAATCTGCTCTCGGATATCGGCAAACTTTATTTGATGTTCGTGGCAGGTTTAGAAATTGACTTAGAGCAGTTTCGTAAAACTAGAAATCGCTCAATTGGGTTTGGCATTTTAACATTTTTAGTTCCAATGATTGCTGGTATTGCTACAGGACGATTATTCAATTTTGGTTGGAATACTTCCGTCCTCATTGGTTCTTTACTGGCTTCTCATACTCTCTTAGCATATCCAATTGTGAGTCGTTTGGGAGTGGTCACGAATGAAGCTGTAACCGTCACGATTGGTGCCACAATTTTTACTGACACAGGTGCTTTGCTAGTATTAGCAATTTGTGTTGGAATTCACGGAGGAGAATTCTCCGCCATGAGTTTAGCGATTTTATTGGGAGGATTAGCAATTTACACTGCTGTTGTCCTGTTTGGCTTTGACTGGGCAGGAAAAGAGTTTTTTCGCCGCTCTGGGGATGAACAAAGTAACCAGTTTTTATTTATATTGCTAGCATTATTTTTGGCATCTGTCGGAGCGCAGGTAATTGGAGTTGAGAAAATTGTTGGTGCTTTTTTAGCAGGTTTAGCTGTCAACGATGTTCTAGGACGTAGCCCAGTCAGAGAAAAAATCGAGTTTATTGGTAGTGTTTTATTTATCCCTTGTTTCTTTGTGGACATGGGATTATTGATCAATATTCCTGCATTTATCAAAACCCTCAGTTCAATTTGGCTGACTCTGGTAATTGTAGTAGCTTTGATTGGCAGCAAATTTATAGCAGCATTATTAGCCAAATTACTGTATCGCTACAACACGGCGGAATTGCTAACGATGTGGTCATTGTCGCTACCACAGGTAGCAGCCACACTAGCAGCAGCCTTAGTTGCATATCAAACGGTAAATCCTGCTGGTGAGCGCTTAATCAGTGAAGGTGTCTTAAACAGTGTGATTGTCCTCATGCTGGTGACTGCTATTTTAGGCCCAGTGATCACATCACGATTTGCTCCTTCCCTACAGCTTTCTCAGACAGATTTTGAAACAGATAGTTTGACAACTTGGTGGCAAGGTAATGAAGATGAGCAAGTAGAAAAAAATCAGTATCCATTTACTGTAGTAGTGCCAATATACAACCCTCAAACCCAGCGCTATCTAATAGAAATGGCAGCACTACTGGCTAGTCATGAATCTGGAAAAATTGTGCCATTGGCTATTACTAGAGCGCATATTCAGATGGATGATCCGCAATTAGTAACTGCACTCGACCAAAGTCGAGAAAGATTGAATTTAGCTAAAGAAATTAGTCAAGAATTTGAGGTAGAAGTATCGCCAGCAATTCGGATTGATGATGATGCAGCGTTGGGAATTAGCCGTGCGAGTCGAGAACAAAACGCTAGCTTAGTAGTGATGGGTTGGTCACGGACAACAGGTTTGCGTGCCCGCTTATTTGGTAGTGTAATTGATAGCGTTTTCTGGTCTTCTCACTGTCCAGTAGCAGTAACACGCCTCTTGAGCAGTCCTAAAACAATCCAAAGAATTCTTGTACCAGTTGGAGACTTAACACGCCAAACCATTGGTGCTTTACGGTTGGCCCAAATTTTGGCTGACGTTAATCAGGCTGAAGTTGTGCTGTTACACGTATGCGATCGCAAAACACCTCAGATTCGAGTAGAAAATTTTGTATCTCAATTGTCTGATATTACCTCTAAAAGCCAATTAGAGGTGAATACAAATATCCAAACAATCAGGGGTGATGATATTGCTAGAGTGATAATTCGGGAGGCTCAGGCGTTTGATTTAGCGGTGTTGCGTTCCGTTCGTTATCGCACAGCCGGCGGATTAGCCGTCAGCGAAGTGACAACGCAGTTAATTCAAGAATTGAAATGCTCAATTGTATTGCTTGGAGAACCCCACTCATGA
- a CDS encoding DUF4351 domain-containing protein, whose product MIEERERADNDSPWKEILEAYFPQAMQFFFPQTAALINWERPHEFLDKEFQQIARDAELGRRYADKLVKVWQIQGQEVWLLIHVEVQAKPEDAFAQRMFSYNLRIFDKFAQPAISLAILCDADSTWRPNQYSYNYPDCGLNFRFGTIKLLDYQQQWTELENSDNPFATVVMAHLKTQQTSKQPGERKNWKFSLIRRLYEQGLQERDIRNLYRFIDWVMILPKALEAEFWQEFKLFEQERTMSYITTGERIGYERGKEEGKQEGKQEGKREGEQALVLRQLQKRVGELPDEVRERIQSLSLEQLEALGEALLDFSVIADLLNWLQAH is encoded by the coding sequence ATGATCGAGGAACGAGAAAGAGCCGATAACGATTCGCCGTGGAAAGAAATCTTAGAAGCCTACTTTCCCCAAGCAATGCAGTTTTTCTTCCCCCAAACAGCAGCATTAATTAATTGGGAACGTCCCCATGAGTTTCTCGATAAGGAATTTCAACAAATAGCACGGGACGCTGAACTTGGTAGAAGATATGCAGATAAGTTAGTCAAAGTCTGGCAAATTCAAGGACAAGAAGTTTGGCTGTTGATTCATGTCGAAGTTCAGGCCAAACCGGAAGATGCCTTTGCTCAAAGGATGTTTTCTTACAACCTGCGAATTTTTGATAAATTTGCTCAACCAGCCATTAGCCTAGCAATTTTGTGTGATGCTGACTCTACTTGGAGACCAAATCAATACAGTTACAATTATCCCGATTGTGGTCTGAATTTTAGATTTGGAACTATCAAACTGCTGGATTATCAACAACAATGGACAGAGTTAGAGAATAGCGATAATCCGTTTGCAACGGTGGTAATGGCACATTTGAAAACCCAGCAAACTAGTAAACAGCCAGGAGAACGTAAAAATTGGAAATTTAGCTTAATTCGGCGATTATATGAACAAGGGCTACAAGAAAGGGATATTCGCAACCTCTATCGTTTTATCGATTGGGTTATGATTTTACCAAAAGCGTTAGAAGCAGAATTTTGGCAAGAATTTAAGTTATTTGAGCAGGAGCGTACCATGAGTTACATCACTACAGGCGAGCGCATTGGCTACGAGCGAGGAAAGGAAGAAGGAAAACAGGAAGGAAAACAGGAAGGAAAACGGGAAGGTGAGCAAGCACTTGTCTTACGACAGCTACAAAAACGGGTAGGAGAGTTACCCGACGAAGTTCGGGAACGAATTCAAAGTCTTTCTCTAGAACAGTTGGAAGCACTGGGTGAGGCTTTGTTAGATTTTAGTGTGATCGCTGATTTGCTTAATTGGCTACAAGCTCATTAA
- the bchM gene encoding magnesium protoporphyrin IX methyltransferase, with product MNAADDKTIVREYFNSTGFDRWKRIYGDGEVNKVQLDIRNGHQQTVDTVISWLKADNNLPELSICDAGCGVGSLSIPLAVDGAKVYATDISEKMVEEGKDRAKQTLGNEENPTFAVQDLESLSGSYHTVICLDVLIHYPQEKADEMISHLCSLAQSRIILSFAPKTCALTILKKIGSFFPGPSKATRAYLHREADVVRILESNGFSLQRKAMTKTRFYFSRLLEATRK from the coding sequence ATGAACGCAGCCGACGATAAAACGATTGTTCGTGAGTATTTCAATTCCACAGGGTTTGACCGTTGGAAGCGAATCTACGGCGATGGCGAAGTCAACAAAGTCCAATTAGACATTCGCAATGGACACCAGCAAACCGTAGATACAGTTATCAGCTGGTTAAAGGCTGATAACAATTTACCAGAGCTATCAATCTGCGATGCTGGGTGTGGTGTCGGTAGTCTCAGCATCCCTTTAGCAGTAGATGGAGCCAAAGTCTATGCCACCGATATCTCTGAAAAAATGGTGGAAGAAGGCAAGGATAGAGCCAAGCAAACCTTGGGAAATGAGGAAAATCCCACTTTTGCCGTGCAGGATTTGGAATCGTTGAGCGGTAGTTACCATACCGTTATTTGCTTGGATGTTCTCATTCACTATCCCCAAGAAAAAGCCGATGAGATGATATCTCATCTCTGTTCTTTAGCACAGTCACGGATAATTCTCAGTTTTGCGCCAAAGACCTGTGCCCTGACTATACTCAAGAAAATTGGCAGTTTCTTTCCTGGACCAAGTAAAGCGACTCGTGCATATTTGCATCGTGAAGCTGATGTGGTGAGAATCTTGGAAAGTAATGGCTTTTCATTGCAACGAAAGGCGATGACGAAGACTCGCTTCTATTTTTCTCGCCTACTAGAAGCTACACGCAAGTAA
- the egtC gene encoding ergothioneine biosynthesis protein EgtC, whose protein sequence is MCRLLAYLGSPVSLEHLLYKPEHSLIVQGYKPREMTSGVVNADGFGVGWYHSQKDMEPFTYKNTLPIWNDINLPSLSRYIESKCVLAYVRSATSEQTVDFANCQPFKHQQQLFIHNGRIENFHKTLHRKIRSTLTQDFYEKINGNTDSEHIFALLLSQSQINKHRPPEYALRTTLLTLLEMAKRYQVEASINVIFSDGHRLIASRFATTSPAPSLYWIRDDPTFSNSVIIASEPLFIGNWNAFPENSIITVGADCEIQIEKI, encoded by the coding sequence ATGTGCCGTTTACTTGCTTACCTTGGTTCGCCTGTTTCTTTAGAGCATCTTTTGTATAAACCAGAACACTCACTCATAGTTCAGGGTTATAAACCCCGCGAAATGACTTCTGGGGTAGTAAATGCAGATGGTTTTGGTGTGGGTTGGTATCATAGCCAAAAAGATATGGAACCATTTACCTACAAAAATACCCTACCTATTTGGAATGATATAAACTTACCCAGTCTCAGCCGTTACATTGAATCCAAGTGTGTGCTTGCTTATGTCCGCAGTGCTACATCCGAACAAACCGTAGATTTTGCTAATTGTCAGCCCTTTAAACATCAACAACAGCTATTTATTCACAATGGAAGGATTGAAAATTTCCACAAAACATTACACAGAAAAATCCGCAGCACTTTGACTCAAGATTTTTACGAAAAAATTAATGGTAATACTGACTCTGAACACATTTTTGCATTGTTACTTTCACAAAGTCAAATTAACAAACATCGGCCTCCAGAGTATGCTTTACGTACTACATTATTAACACTATTAGAGATGGCAAAGCGCTATCAAGTAGAAGCCTCAATTAATGTAATCTTTAGTGACGGACATCGCCTAATAGCTTCTCGATTTGCTACAACTTCTCCGGCTCCATCTCTTTATTGGATTAGAGACGATCCGACTTTTTCAAATTCTGTAATTATTGCGTCTGAACCTCTATTTATAGGTAACTGGAATGCTTTTCCAGAAAATAGCATAATTACTGTGGGAGCAGACTGTGAGATCCAAATCGAGAAAATTTAG